In a single window of the Pontibacter russatus genome:
- a CDS encoding zinc-binding dehydrogenase: MSTGIKSAAVVNYAEAKGSVEIREIEKPEIGAGEVLLEVENVGVCGSDLHQWTSDHSWPVNYPVVLGHEFGGRIAEIGPGVTGWQEGDRVVSETAAVIDAQNPMSRVGLYNLDPTRKGFGYGVNGAMTRFVKVPARCLHRIPEHVPFEEACLTEPCCVAYNAVVMNSKIKPGDRVLVIGPGTIGILCAAIAKLNGADVAVLGLEADRGRLEIARQYGCEPLIGNAREWAVERDGMGADLIVDAAGSSVTLKMALDLVRPNGQITKVGWGPQPCGFSLDPLVQKNVRLQGSFSHNWPIWEKVIGLMGTGALNVRPIIGGVWPLDSWEEAFEKMHRGEVVKSVLKPI, encoded by the coding sequence ATGTCAACCGGAATAAAATCAGCTGCCGTCGTCAATTATGCCGAAGCAAAGGGCTCGGTAGAAATCAGGGAAATTGAAAAGCCCGAGATTGGGGCGGGAGAAGTGCTGCTGGAAGTAGAGAACGTCGGGGTCTGCGGCAGTGACCTGCACCAGTGGACCTCCGACCACAGCTGGCCTGTGAACTACCCGGTGGTGCTGGGCCACGAGTTTGGCGGCCGGATCGCGGAAATAGGCCCTGGGGTGACCGGCTGGCAGGAAGGGGACAGGGTGGTGAGCGAAACGGCCGCCGTCATCGATGCCCAGAACCCCATGAGCAGGGTAGGGCTCTACAACCTGGACCCCACCCGGAAGGGATTCGGGTACGGGGTGAACGGCGCGATGACACGGTTTGTGAAAGTACCGGCAAGGTGCCTGCACCGTATTCCCGAGCATGTTCCGTTTGAGGAAGCCTGCCTGACCGAGCCCTGCTGCGTTGCCTATAATGCCGTGGTCATGAACTCCAAAATCAAGCCCGGCGACAGGGTGCTGGTGATTGGGCCCGGCACCATCGGGATTCTTTGCGCCGCCATCGCAAAGCTCAACGGGGCAGATGTTGCCGTTCTGGGGCTGGAAGCTGACAGAGGAAGGCTGGAGATAGCCCGGCAGTATGGCTGCGAACCTTTGATCGGGAACGCCCGGGAATGGGCCGTGGAAAGAGACGGTATGGGAGCTGATCTGATTGTGGATGCGGCTGGCAGCAGTGTCACGCTGAAAATGGCGCTGGACCTGGTCCGCCCCAACGGGCAGATTACCAAAGTAGGTTGGGGACCGCAGCCCTGCGGCTTTTCTTTAGATCCCTTGGTGCAGAAAAACGTGCGGCTGCAGGGAAGTTTCAGCCACAACTGGCCCATCTGGGAAAAAGTAATCGGCCTGATGGGAACAGGCGCGCTGAACGTGCGGCCGATCATCGGGGGAGTGTGGCCGCTGGATTCCTGGGAGGAGGCCTTTGAGAAAATGCACCGCGGAGAGGTGGTGAAAAGCGTCTTAAAACCGATATAA
- a CDS encoding 3-keto-disaccharide hydrolase, with product MKNLVTFFSILLLLSSCSGTMQGQNSDGWISLFDGKSLDGWKASENPATFSVEDGKIVVHGPRAHLFYVGPVQDADFKNFELKTRVMTTPGSNSGIFIHTAYQEDGWPSQGYEVQVNNSHTDWRRTGSLYGVDDVREVFVKDNEWFTEHIIVQDNKVTIKINDKTVVEYTEPAELAQAQGEIGKRLSSGTIALQGHDPESKVYYKEVLVKPLPE from the coding sequence ATGAAAAACCTTGTCACGTTCTTTAGCATCCTCCTCCTGTTGAGTTCCTGTTCCGGCACCATGCAAGGCCAGAACTCCGATGGCTGGATCAGCCTGTTCGACGGGAAAAGCCTGGACGGATGGAAAGCCAGCGAAAACCCCGCTACCTTCTCTGTGGAGGATGGCAAGATTGTCGTGCATGGCCCCCGGGCCCATTTGTTTTACGTGGGGCCGGTGCAGGACGCCGATTTCAAGAACTTCGAGCTGAAGACCCGTGTGATGACCACGCCTGGCTCCAACTCCGGCATTTTCATCCATACCGCTTACCAGGAGGATGGCTGGCCTTCGCAGGGCTATGAGGTACAGGTAAACAACTCGCACACTGACTGGCGCAGAACAGGCAGCCTGTATGGTGTGGATGACGTCAGGGAGGTGTTCGTGAAAGACAACGAGTGGTTCACCGAGCACATCATCGTGCAGGATAACAAGGTAACCATCAAGATAAATGACAAAACCGTGGTGGAGTATACCGAGCCGGCAGAGCTGGCGCAGGCGCAGGGCGAAATCGGCAAGCGTCTCTCCAGCGGCACCATCGCGCTCCAGGGCCACGACCCTGAGAGCAAGGTTTATTACAAAGAAGTATTGGTGAAGCCGCTGCCTGAATAA
- a CDS encoding phytanoyl-CoA dioxygenase family protein, giving the protein MLQTQPSSLQDSRSGDYAAYHKLVSELFAWPLTDAEWEQYRLSEEQVSFFHENGYLPNIKMLEEWQVDTLTEELAALADPGHPGHHLFYEFHSNESSDPDAVLFHALGAWRVGAGFHDVLWNPAFVMAASQLLGNRPVRFWHDQLFCKPALHGGVVAWHQDYSYWTRTTPMQHLTCWTGLDDATTENGCLYYVPKSHRWGLLDKPELAGDMEGVLDYLTEEQKAAFKPVPVEMKKGYAAFHHPLMVHGSYKNKSEHSRRAFVLNVFADGTASDTDQELLHGVPVVPKGEKMQGQFFPLLFDPGA; this is encoded by the coding sequence ATGCTACAGACCCAGCCCTCATCCCTCCAGGACAGCAGATCCGGAGACTATGCTGCGTATCATAAACTGGTATCGGAACTATTTGCCTGGCCCCTTACCGATGCGGAATGGGAGCAGTACAGGCTCTCGGAGGAGCAGGTAAGCTTCTTTCATGAGAACGGCTACCTGCCGAACATCAAAATGCTGGAAGAATGGCAGGTGGATACGCTTACCGAAGAACTGGCGGCCCTCGCCGACCCCGGACACCCGGGGCATCACCTCTTTTACGAGTTCCACTCCAACGAGTCGTCTGACCCGGATGCCGTGCTTTTCCATGCGCTGGGGGCCTGGCGGGTGGGGGCGGGCTTTCATGATGTGCTCTGGAACCCGGCTTTTGTAATGGCCGCCAGCCAATTGCTGGGCAACCGGCCGGTGCGCTTCTGGCACGATCAGCTGTTCTGCAAGCCCGCCCTGCACGGTGGGGTGGTGGCCTGGCATCAGGACTACTCTTACTGGACCCGCACCACGCCCATGCAGCACCTGACCTGCTGGACCGGGCTGGACGATGCCACCACGGAGAACGGCTGCCTCTACTACGTGCCCAAGAGCCACCGCTGGGGCCTGCTCGACAAGCCGGAATTGGCAGGCGATATGGAAGGGGTGCTGGATTACTTGACAGAAGAGCAAAAAGCTGCATTTAAGCCGGTGCCCGTGGAGATGAAAAAGGGGTATGCCGCCTTTCACCACCCCCTGATGGTACACGGCTCCTACAAAAACAAGTCCGAACACTCCAGAAGGGCTTTTGTGCTGAACGTGTTTGCCGACGGCACTGCGTCTGACACCGACCAGGAACTGCTGCACGGCGTTCCGGTTGTTCCGAAAGGGGAGAAGATGCAGGGGCAGTTTTTCCCGCTGCTGTTCGATCCGGGTGCATAA
- a CDS encoding orotidine 5'-phosphate decarboxylase / HUMPS family protein, translated as MKPIVQISLDLTNIDEALETAALAMRAGVDWLEAGTPLILAEGLHGVRKLREAFPGIPIVADLKTMDGGYLEAEMMAKAGATHVVVMARAHAETVKCVVQAGKDYGVKVMGDNLGCPDMVAGARLLEDLGCDFVIHHIGYDERRGIAAQGKRMPSPLDQLKEVVDAVHVPVQAVGGLSLEQAIACPGYGAPLVVLGAPLTIDADAFKTADGNLEASLRKICEAIHAQGDIPSDNLYTPHIEKHVNRNKISCRRQLCRSKGLGRNQGN; from the coding sequence ATGAAGCCCATAGTTCAGATTTCACTGGATCTTACCAACATCGACGAAGCCCTGGAAACCGCGGCGCTGGCCATGCGGGCGGGTGTGGACTGGCTGGAAGCCGGTACTCCTCTAATTCTGGCGGAGGGGCTGCATGGGGTCCGGAAGCTGCGGGAGGCTTTTCCGGGCATTCCGATTGTCGCCGATCTGAAAACGATGGACGGCGGCTACCTGGAGGCTGAAATGATGGCAAAAGCCGGGGCTACCCATGTGGTGGTGATGGCCCGGGCACATGCGGAAACCGTTAAATGCGTGGTGCAGGCGGGCAAGGATTACGGTGTCAAGGTGATGGGCGATAATTTGGGTTGCCCGGACATGGTGGCCGGGGCCCGGCTGCTGGAGGACCTGGGTTGCGACTTTGTGATTCACCATATAGGATACGATGAAAGGCGGGGAATAGCCGCCCAGGGAAAACGCATGCCCAGCCCGCTGGATCAGCTGAAAGAAGTGGTGGACGCGGTGCATGTGCCGGTGCAGGCAGTGGGCGGTCTTTCCCTGGAGCAGGCCATCGCCTGCCCCGGATACGGGGCGCCTTTGGTGGTGTTAGGGGCGCCGCTCACCATTGATGCGGATGCCTTCAAAACAGCAGACGGCAACCTGGAGGCGTCGCTCCGGAAGATTTGCGAGGCGATTCATGCCCAGGGCGATATCCCATCAGATAATTTATATACACCCCATATAGAAAAACATGTCAACCGGAATAAAATCAGCTGCCGTCGTCAATTATGCCGAAGCAAAGGGCTCGGTAGAAATCAGGGAAATTGA
- a CDS encoding sulfatase family protein, producing the protein MTKELQTPSATRLLVLLLISVLAVPVTLLAQQQKAQQPVNVIFILSDDHRYDFMGFMNKVPGLQTPNMDRMAKEGAHLQNAFVTTALCSPSRASILTGLYAHTHEIVDNSAPLPEGLTFFPQYLQKAGYQTGFFGKWHMGNTDDAPQPGFNQWVSFKGQGVYYNPAFNINGKEVKQPEGSYTTDLLTDYTLDWLQKRDKKKPFFAYLSHKGVHSEFMPAKRHEGMYKDIKIMSPMSMYLTATDSSTRWGVVQKPTGPVNLRDIPQWVRAQRNSWHGVDGMYDNAIAFDDFYRQYLETLMGVDESIGRVLDWLKKEGLDKNTLVIYMGDNGFMFGEHGLIDKRNMYEESIRVPLLARAPGLIKPGTKVKQMVLNVDIAPTVMELAGLEMPPHMQGNSFLPLLKGEQVPWRERMYYEYYWEWAFPQTPTVFGVRTDQYKYIFNHGVWDVNELYDIQKDPEEINNLIRDPQFEPIAKQLKLDMWNWLESTDGLQIPLKSAPYKRIDLPYKGTY; encoded by the coding sequence ATGACAAAAGAACTACAAACCCCTTCTGCAACAAGGCTGCTCGTATTGCTGCTGATTTCAGTGCTGGCTGTCCCGGTAACCCTGCTGGCGCAGCAACAAAAGGCGCAGCAGCCGGTGAACGTCATCTTTATCCTGAGCGACGATCACCGGTACGATTTCATGGGCTTCATGAACAAGGTGCCCGGCCTGCAAACCCCCAACATGGACCGCATGGCCAAAGAAGGAGCCCACCTGCAGAACGCCTTTGTCACCACCGCCCTCTGCTCGCCCAGCCGGGCCTCCATCCTCACGGGCCTGTACGCCCACACCCACGAGATCGTGGACAACAGCGCCCCCCTGCCGGAAGGGCTCACGTTCTTTCCGCAGTACCTGCAAAAGGCGGGCTACCAGACCGGCTTTTTCGGGAAATGGCATATGGGCAACACCGACGATGCGCCGCAGCCGGGATTTAACCAGTGGGTGAGCTTCAAGGGGCAGGGCGTTTACTACAACCCGGCTTTTAACATCAACGGCAAGGAGGTGAAACAGCCGGAGGGAAGCTATACAACTGACCTGCTGACGGATTACACCCTGGATTGGCTGCAGAAGCGCGATAAGAAAAAGCCCTTCTTTGCCTACCTTTCGCACAAGGGCGTGCATTCCGAGTTTATGCCAGCCAAACGCCACGAGGGCATGTACAAGGACATCAAAATTATGAGCCCGATGTCGATGTACCTGACGGCGACGGACAGCAGCACGCGCTGGGGAGTGGTGCAGAAGCCCACGGGGCCCGTAAACCTGCGCGACATTCCGCAGTGGGTGCGGGCGCAGCGCAACAGCTGGCACGGCGTGGACGGCATGTACGACAACGCCATTGCGTTCGACGATTTTTACCGCCAGTACCTCGAAACGCTGATGGGCGTGGACGAAAGCATCGGCCGTGTACTGGACTGGCTCAAAAAGGAGGGCCTCGACAAAAACACCCTGGTTATATATATGGGCGACAACGGCTTCATGTTCGGGGAGCACGGTCTCATCGACAAGCGGAACATGTACGAAGAATCCATTCGCGTGCCCCTGCTTGCCAGGGCCCCGGGCCTGATAAAGCCGGGCACTAAGGTGAAGCAGATGGTGCTGAACGTGGACATCGCCCCGACGGTGATGGAGCTGGCTGGCCTGGAGATGCCCCCGCACATGCAGGGAAACTCGTTTCTGCCGCTGCTGAAAGGGGAGCAGGTGCCTTGGCGCGAGCGGATGTATTACGAGTACTACTGGGAATGGGCTTTCCCGCAGACGCCCACGGTGTTTGGGGTGCGTACGGACCAGTACAAATACATCTTTAACCACGGCGTCTGGGATGTAAACGAGCTGTACGATATTCAGAAAGACCCGGAGGAGATAAACAACCTGATTCGCGACCCGCAGTTCGAGCCGATCGCCAAGCAGCTGAAACTGGACATGTGGAACTGGCTGGAATCGACGGACGGCCTGCAGATACCGCTGAAAAGCGCCCCTTACAAGCGCATCGATTTGCCTTACAAGGGCACTTATTAA
- a CDS encoding DUF7133 domain-containing protein, translating to MHPDNNLYHLKTNTSLRTFGVAAFALVLCTYCSPKKEAEVEKETFERVVVDENPPSTPLSPEESMRKIVLPPGFHIQLVASEPMVQEPVAMAWDGNGRLYVAEMNTYMKDNEGTDQFQPTSRIKLLEDTDWDGTMDKATIFVDSLVLPRVVLPIGDKVLVQETNVRHIWSYRDTDGDGKADEKKMVFENNVPDLRNLEHQNGGLLWNLNNWIYPTRDNLRYKYKDGVLVADTIIDNMTGQWGITTDNYGRLFLSEAGPGLPAVQIEQMPAYGALNFKDQFTEDFAVPWPIIGTIDAQGGPDALRPEDNTLKHFTAGAGQSIFRGDRMPEDMVGDYFIPEPVAHIIKRGEIVNKDGKIQIQNVYEGKDWLASADMNFRPINTYTGPDGTFYIVDMYHGIIQESEWSGPGTYLGGIIQEKELYKNRGMGRIYRVVHEDFKRDPERPQMLEQPSSKLVTYLAHPNGWWRDNAQLLLVVRDDKSVVPALKKIALGQQATLEEKPGPITRIHALWTLEGMGEMEKDILFKALADENPHIRKTAVWMSEMYIDENDREVIAKLGTMKDDPSADVRIQLMLSLRENKTEEAQATVKDLLAANPNNEVMQASYKSYIDTHARIAAEQERIKNISPEERELITQGAVIYKQLCATCHGPEGKGKQIGGGPMPAPPLAGSPRLQGTDKVLPIEILLHGLKGPIDGKEYPDMMPSMAHQSDEWIASVLSYVRNSSDLGNKASVITPEEVKEVRERTELIPGGATMQYLEVHKGYRTTQRNWVEDEAQ from the coding sequence ATGCACCCCGATAACAACCTGTATCACCTGAAGACCAATACCAGCCTGCGCACTTTTGGTGTAGCTGCTTTTGCCCTGGTTCTATGCACCTACTGTTCGCCCAAGAAAGAAGCGGAAGTAGAGAAAGAGACCTTTGAGCGCGTGGTGGTGGACGAGAATCCGCCCTCCACACCGCTGTCGCCGGAGGAGAGCATGCGCAAAATCGTGCTCCCGCCGGGCTTCCATATACAGTTGGTGGCCAGCGAGCCGATGGTGCAGGAGCCGGTGGCCATGGCCTGGGACGGCAACGGCAGGCTGTATGTGGCCGAGATGAACACCTATATGAAGGACAACGAGGGCACGGACCAGTTCCAGCCCACCAGCCGCATCAAACTGCTGGAGGACACTGACTGGGACGGCACCATGGACAAGGCCACCATCTTTGTCGACAGCCTGGTGTTGCCGCGCGTGGTGCTGCCCATCGGGGACAAGGTGCTGGTGCAGGAAACTAACGTGCGCCATATATGGAGCTACCGCGACACGGACGGAGACGGGAAAGCGGATGAAAAGAAAATGGTGTTTGAGAACAACGTGCCCGACCTCCGCAACCTGGAGCACCAGAACGGCGGCCTGCTCTGGAACCTCAACAACTGGATATACCCCACCCGCGACAACCTGCGCTACAAGTACAAGGATGGCGTGCTGGTGGCCGATACCATCATCGACAACATGACCGGGCAGTGGGGCATCACCACAGATAACTATGGCCGACTGTTCTTGTCGGAGGCCGGGCCGGGGCTGCCCGCCGTGCAGATCGAGCAGATGCCCGCCTACGGCGCCCTCAATTTTAAAGACCAGTTTACAGAGGACTTTGCAGTGCCGTGGCCCATCATCGGGACGATTGACGCGCAGGGAGGCCCGGATGCCCTGCGGCCCGAAGACAACACCCTGAAGCATTTTACCGCCGGGGCCGGGCAGTCCATCTTCCGCGGCGACCGGATGCCCGAGGATATGGTGGGTGATTATTTTATACCGGAGCCGGTGGCCCACATCATCAAGCGGGGCGAAATAGTGAACAAAGACGGCAAGATTCAGATACAGAATGTATATGAAGGCAAGGACTGGCTCGCGTCGGCCGACATGAACTTTCGCCCCATCAACACCTACACCGGGCCGGACGGCACTTTTTACATCGTGGATATGTACCACGGCATCATCCAGGAGAGCGAGTGGTCGGGGCCGGGCACTTACCTGGGCGGCATCATCCAGGAAAAAGAGCTCTATAAGAACCGCGGAATGGGCCGCATATATAGAGTGGTACACGAAGATTTCAAACGCGACCCGGAGCGGCCACAGATGCTGGAGCAGCCAAGTAGCAAGCTCGTCACCTACCTGGCGCACCCGAACGGCTGGTGGCGCGACAATGCTCAACTGCTGCTGGTGGTGCGCGATGACAAGTCTGTTGTTCCTGCTTTAAAGAAAATAGCCCTTGGCCAGCAGGCCACCCTGGAAGAGAAGCCGGGCCCCATCACCCGCATCCATGCGCTGTGGACACTGGAGGGCATGGGAGAGATGGAGAAGGACATCCTGTTCAAGGCCCTGGCCGACGAAAACCCGCACATCCGGAAAACCGCCGTGTGGATGAGCGAGATGTATATCGATGAAAACGACCGGGAAGTGATTGCGAAACTCGGCACGATGAAGGACGACCCGAGTGCGGATGTCCGCATCCAACTGATGCTGTCGCTGCGCGAGAACAAGACAGAGGAGGCACAGGCCACTGTGAAAGACTTGCTCGCCGCCAACCCGAACAACGAAGTGATGCAGGCCTCCTACAAATCCTATATAGATACGCACGCGCGGATTGCGGCGGAGCAGGAGCGCATCAAAAACATCAGCCCCGAGGAACGGGAACTGATAACCCAGGGAGCAGTCATATATAAGCAGCTGTGCGCCACCTGCCACGGCCCGGAGGGCAAGGGTAAGCAGATCGGCGGAGGCCCGATGCCGGCCCCGCCGCTTGCCGGTTCGCCGCGCCTGCAGGGCACCGACAAAGTCCTCCCCATCGAGATACTGCTGCACGGGCTCAAAGGACCCATTGACGGCAAAGAGTACCCGGACATGATGCCCTCGATGGCACACCAGAGCGATGAGTGGATAGCGTCTGTGCTCAGCTACGTGCGCAACAGCAGCGATTTGGGCAACAAGGCCTCGGTCATCACGCCGGAGGAGGTGAAGGAGGTGCGGGAGCGTACCGAACTGATCCCCGGCGGTGCCACCATGCAGTACCTGGAAGTACATAAAGGCTACCGCACCACGCAACGGAACTGGGTAGAAGACGAAGCACAATAA
- a CDS encoding 3-keto-disaccharide hydrolase: MQLKKIIPLLLFTFIYTVAGAQIPEGYEPIFNGKNLNGWHISRTTHQGTTPDVRVEGGAIVLRQNPYGQGGVLLSDKKYKNFDLYLEAKIDSFTNGGIFIRSSESGIAYQIELDDAAGSTGNLYGERMPVSEVALAKNRNKVWKPGEWNSFRIRMVGEVPRVTLWINGVQMWDVQQPENDFPTGATEGMVGLQSHWTALYSPNAGDCCGLNSWAPGAAHRFRNIAIKELDDDLKE, encoded by the coding sequence ATGCAGCTAAAGAAAATCATACCGCTTCTTCTATTCACTTTTATATATACGGTGGCGGGGGCGCAGATACCGGAGGGATATGAACCCATCTTCAACGGGAAAAACCTGAACGGGTGGCACATCAGCCGCACCACCCACCAGGGCACCACGCCCGATGTGCGGGTGGAGGGCGGCGCCATCGTGCTGCGGCAGAATCCCTATGGGCAGGGCGGCGTGCTGCTATCAGATAAAAAATACAAGAATTTCGACCTGTACCTGGAGGCCAAGATTGATTCCTTCACCAACGGCGGCATCTTTATCCGTTCCTCCGAAAGCGGCATTGCCTACCAGATTGAGCTGGATGACGCGGCCGGAAGCACGGGCAATTTATATGGGGAGCGCATGCCGGTAAGCGAGGTGGCCTTGGCTAAGAATCGGAACAAAGTGTGGAAGCCCGGTGAGTGGAACTCGTTCCGGATACGGATGGTGGGCGAGGTGCCGCGCGTCACGCTCTGGATAAACGGGGTGCAGATGTGGGATGTGCAGCAGCCTGAAAACGACTTCCCAACCGGTGCCACCGAAGGCATGGTCGGCCTGCAATCGCATTGGACGGCGCTGTACTCCCCTAACGCGGGCGACTGCTGCGGGCTAAACTCCTGGGCACCCGGCGCGGCGCACCGTTTCCGCAACATCGCCATCAAAGAACTGGACGATGATTTGAAGGAGTAG
- a CDS encoding formylglycine-generating enzyme family protein — translation MHAKLKIILLLSLYIGAERPLQAQEKTVTNSTGMEFVLIQPGSMVVGRYQPTVSAYVPPQPGPDGEVRKVLPPSAYKVAEKMAAEAAMPGFEVKLERPYYIGKYEVTQEQWEKVMGSNPSFFQGDKVAGDAKKHPVGNITWEDAQAFIKKLNRLDKKHLYRLPTEFEWEYAARAGAKDEIPWAEARARGVISDTTMRQVGSKEPNAWGIYDMIGNVWEWVQDYYNGKIFADPVPPRSGKLHVLKGASFTGDAKNATYMTHAAGPGNGFDVGFRVVMEPRP, via the coding sequence ATGCACGCCAAACTGAAAATCATACTGCTGCTGTCGCTTTATATAGGGGCAGAGAGGCCATTGCAGGCCCAGGAGAAGACAGTCACCAACAGCACCGGGATGGAGTTTGTGCTGATACAACCGGGCAGCATGGTGGTGGGCCGGTACCAGCCGACGGTCAGCGCCTACGTGCCGCCCCAGCCCGGGCCTGATGGCGAGGTCAGGAAGGTGCTGCCTCCTTCTGCCTATAAAGTGGCGGAGAAAATGGCTGCGGAAGCGGCCATGCCCGGCTTCGAGGTAAAGCTGGAGCGCCCCTACTATATAGGCAAATACGAGGTGACGCAGGAGCAGTGGGAGAAAGTGATGGGCAGCAACCCGTCCTTTTTCCAGGGCGACAAAGTGGCCGGAGACGCCAAGAAGCACCCCGTCGGGAACATTACCTGGGAGGACGCGCAGGCCTTTATCAAAAAGCTGAACAGGCTGGACAAAAAGCATCTATACCGCCTGCCCACCGAGTTTGAGTGGGAGTACGCCGCCCGCGCCGGGGCTAAGGACGAGATTCCCTGGGCAGAGGCCCGCGCGAGGGGCGTCATCAGCGACACCACCATGCGGCAAGTTGGGTCAAAAGAACCGAATGCCTGGGGCATATATGATATGATTGGCAATGTGTGGGAGTGGGTGCAGGATTACTACAACGGGAAAATATTCGCGGACCCGGTGCCGCCGCGCTCCGGGAAACTCCACGTCCTCAAAGGCGCCTCCTTCACCGGCGATGCCAAGAACGCCACCTATATGACCCACGCCGCCGGTCCGGGCAACGGCTTCGACGTCGGATTCCGGGTGGTGATGGAGCCCCGGCCATAG
- a CDS encoding sugar phosphate isomerase/epimerase family protein: MPRLAAFPKAYMQALCKDGSMALEEWINLASQLDIEGLEWYAGFLEMEDQRNWGKFRKMVEDKGKVIPMMCCSPDFTHPDAAFRLKEIQKQQYWIDMTHALGGTYCRVLSGQRRPELSTEEGIKLAAECIEACLPYAADRNITLILENHYKDDFWEYPEFAQKMDVFCQLVARVEHPNFGVNYDPSNTFLAGEDPLELLKRVSKRVVTMHASDRYLKYGTIEDLQKEEEGAVGYAKRLSHGEIGKGLNDYDAIFSELKSAGFDGWISIEDGVDGMDQLERSVAFLRKKIADYWPASL, translated from the coding sequence ATGCCCAGATTAGCAGCATTTCCGAAGGCCTATATGCAGGCTTTGTGCAAAGACGGGTCCATGGCCTTGGAAGAGTGGATAAACCTGGCCAGCCAACTGGATATAGAAGGCCTGGAGTGGTATGCCGGCTTTCTGGAAATGGAAGACCAGCGCAACTGGGGGAAATTCCGGAAAATGGTGGAGGACAAAGGGAAAGTCATTCCCATGATGTGCTGCTCGCCGGACTTCACCCACCCCGATGCCGCCTTCCGGCTGAAGGAAATCCAGAAGCAGCAGTACTGGATAGATATGACCCATGCGCTGGGAGGAACTTACTGCCGGGTACTGTCGGGGCAGCGGCGGCCGGAACTCAGCACCGAAGAAGGGATAAAACTGGCAGCGGAATGCATTGAAGCCTGCCTGCCTTATGCCGCGGATCGGAACATCACGCTCATACTGGAGAATCACTACAAAGATGATTTCTGGGAGTACCCTGAATTCGCTCAGAAGATGGACGTTTTCTGTCAACTGGTAGCCCGTGTGGAGCATCCTAACTTCGGCGTGAACTATGACCCGAGCAATACTTTCCTGGCGGGCGAGGATCCGCTGGAACTGCTCAAACGGGTTTCGAAGCGGGTGGTCACGATGCACGCCAGCGACCGCTACCTCAAATACGGCACCATCGAGGATCTGCAAAAAGAGGAGGAAGGGGCCGTGGGCTATGCCAAAAGGCTCAGCCATGGGGAAATCGGCAAGGGGCTGAACGACTATGACGCAATCTTCAGCGAGTTGAAAAGTGCAGGCTTCGATGGCTGGATTAGCATAGAGGACGGCGTGGACGGCATGGACCAGTTGGAAAGAAGCGTCGCTTTCCTCAGAAAGAAAATCGCGGACTATTGGCCCGCTTCGCTGTAA
- a CDS encoding SDR family NAD(P)-dependent oxidoreductase codes for MRLQDKVIIITGSTTGIGKATALRCVEEGAKVVVHGLEEEWGKEVVAEIGAEKAALYIGNLAEEGTAEGLVEAALKAFGKLDAVVNNAAMVASSNIEDTDGDFLQKVLAVNTVAPLLLIKAALPHLSATKGNVLNIGSVNAWSGEPNLLAYSISKGGLMTMTRNLGDALFRDHGVRVNQINPGWVLTETEIKRKQEHGLSETWYKSLPDMYAPSGRIIWPKEIAAAAVFWLSDECGPISGQVMELEQHPMIGRNAPKDTSTIK; via the coding sequence ATGAGGCTACAGGACAAAGTCATCATCATCACCGGCAGCACCACGGGTATCGGGAAGGCCACCGCCCTCCGTTGCGTGGAGGAAGGCGCAAAAGTCGTCGTGCATGGTTTGGAAGAGGAGTGGGGCAAAGAAGTAGTGGCTGAAATCGGTGCGGAGAAAGCAGCTTTATATATAGGAAATCTGGCAGAGGAGGGAACCGCAGAGGGCCTGGTGGAGGCAGCCTTGAAAGCCTTCGGTAAACTGGACGCCGTGGTGAACAATGCGGCTATGGTGGCATCCTCCAATATCGAGGATACAGATGGCGATTTCCTTCAAAAAGTGCTGGCGGTGAATACCGTCGCGCCCCTGTTGCTGATAAAAGCGGCCTTGCCCCACCTGAGCGCCACCAAAGGGAATGTGCTCAACATCGGCTCCGTCAACGCCTGGAGCGGGGAGCCTAACCTGCTGGCCTACAGCATCTCGAAAGGAGGCCTGATGACGATGACCCGGAACCTGGGCGATGCGCTTTTCCGGGATCATGGGGTGCGGGTGAACCAGATCAACCCCGGCTGGGTGCTGACAGAAACGGAAATCAAACGAAAGCAGGAGCACGGCCTGTCGGAAACCTGGTACAAAAGCCTCCCGGATATGTACGCCCCGTCCGGCAGAATCATCTGGCCTAAAGAGATAGCGGCAGCCGCCGTGTTCTGGCTGTCAGACGAGTGCGGCCCCATCAGCGGACAGGTGATGGAATTGGAGCAGCACCCCATGATTGGCCGAAACGCACCCAAAGACACCAGCACCATCAAGTAA